In Syngnathus scovelli strain Florida chromosome 11, RoL_Ssco_1.2, whole genome shotgun sequence, one DNA window encodes the following:
- the shisa4 gene encoding protein shisa-4, with amino-acid sequence MGFHAGTSSSVATTATVLLPILAVVLFSSPVGANEDCLWYVDKNGTWHNGFDCPLITFCCGNCQRRYCCLDAFKMITEREQKRCMLFQFSPTTLAGIASSILLFVVIIATMVCCFMCSCCYLYQRRQQRGRTPYEPQHIPMASYPVEPLYDAYGKPLGPSDYPHAGYPMAPQYPGMPPQYPMMQPGQYPPPNMDPAYSQAPPPYSPPQYPGH; translated from the exons ATGGGGTTTCACGCGGGCACAAGCTCATCAGTGGCGACTACAGCGACCGTGTTATTACCGATACTAGCCGTCGTCCTCTTCTCTTCTCCGG TGGGAGCCAATGAAGACTGCCTGTGGTACGTGGACAAGAATGGCACGTGGCACAACGGCTTCGACTGCCCTCTCATCACTTTCTGCTGCGGAAACTGTCAGCGGCGTTACTGTTGCCTCGACGCCTTCAAGATGATCACAGAACGCGAACAGAAGCGCTGCATGCTTTTCCAGTTCAG TCCAACGACATTAGCTGGCATCGCCTCGTCCATCCTGCTCTTCGTGGTCATCATCGCCACCATGGTGTGCTGCTTCATGTGTTCCTGCTGTTATCTCTACCAGAGAAGGCAACAGCGGGGCAGGACTCCTTATGAGC CCCAGCACATCCCGATGGCCAGCTACCCCGTTGAGCCTCTCTACGACGCCTACGGGAAACCACTCGGGCCGTCTGATTATCCGCATGCGGGCTATCCCATGGCGCCTCAGTACCCAGGCATGCCTCCACAGTACCCCATGATGCAGCCCGGACAATATCCCCCTCCCAATATGGATCCTGCTTACAGCCAAG ccCCTCCACCGTACTCTCCTCCACAATATCCTGGTCACTGA
- the LOC125977500 gene encoding guanine nucleotide-binding protein G(s) subunit alpha isoform X2, whose translation MRILHVNGFNAEEKKQKIHDIKNNIKEAIETIVSAMSTLTPPCQLACPANQPRIDYVLHQMNQKDFEFSPEFYDHSKILWQDDGVRACWERSNEYQLIDCAQYFLDRVDVVRQHDYTPTDQDLLRCRVLTSGIFETRFQIDKVNFHMFDVGGQRDERRKWIQCFNDVTAIIFVVASSSYNMVIREDNQTNRLQEALNLFKNIWNNRWLRTISVILFLNKQDLLAEKVLAGKSKIEDYFPEFARYTTPDDAIPETGEDPRVTKAKYFIRDEFLRISTASGDGRHYCYPHFTCAVDTENIRRVFSDCRDIIQRMHLRQYELL comes from the exons GGAGAAAAAGCAGAAAATACACgatattaaaaacaacattaaaGAAGCCATAGAG ACCATCGTGTCCGCCATGAGTACACTCACGCCACCCTGCCAGCTTGCCTGCCCTGCTAACCAGCCGCGTATCGACTACGTCCTCCACCAAATGAACCAGAAGGATTTCGAGTTTTCACCG gagtTTTATGACCACTCAAAGATCCTCTGGCAGGACGATGGCGTGCGGGCCTGCTGGGAAAGGTCCAATGAATATCAACTCATCGACTGTGCGCAGTA CTTCCTAGACCGAGTGGATGTGGTTCGACAACACGACTACACGCCGACCGACCAG GACCTGCTGAGATGCAGAGTGCTGACATCCGGCATCTTCGAGACAAGATTTCAAATCGACAAAGTCAATTTTCA TATGTTCGACGTAGGTGGTCAGCGGGATGAGCGTCGAAAATGGATCCAGTGTTTTAACG ATGTAACGGCTATCATATTCGTGGTGGCGAGCAGCAGCTACAACATGGTGATCAGAGAGGACAATCAGACCAACAGACTGCAGGAGGCCCTCAATCTTTTCAAGAACATTTGGAACAACAG GTGGCTACGGACCATCTCTGTCATCCTCTTCCTGAACAAACAGGACCTCCTCGCTGAGAAGGTCTTGGCAGGGAAGTCCAAGATTGAGGACTATTTTCCTGAATTTGCACGCTACACGACACCCGACGACG CAATACCAGAGACGGGCGAAGATCCGCGCGTCACCAAGGCAAAGTACTTCATACGGGATGAGTTTCTG AGGATCAGCACAGCCAGCGGGGACGGCCGCCATTACTGTTACCCCCACTTCACCTGCGCCGTGGACACGGAGAACATCCGGCGCGTCTTCAGCGACTGTCGCGACATCATCCAGAGGATGCACCTACGGCAGTACGAGCTCTTGTGA
- the ipo9 gene encoding importin-9 isoform X2, with protein sequence MSAVRSGSVAGPVQQGLKEALMETLTAILSPVQEVRAAAEEQIKVLEVTEEFGVHLAELTVDPQGALAIRQLASVILKQYVETHWCSHSEKFRPPETNDQAKAAIRSLLPSGLRESISKVRSSVAYAVSGIAHWDWPEAWPQLFTLLMEMLVSGDVSAVHGAMRVLTEFTREVTDTQMPLVAPVILPEMYKIFTMAEVYSIRTRSRAVEIFTTCANLICAIEELEKGAAKALIFPVVQQFTEAFVQALQMPDGPSSDSGLKMEVLKAITALVQNFPKPMVSSMQQILPIVWNTLTESAAFYVRTEVNYTEEVDNPIDSDGEVLGFENLVFSIFDFVHTLMEKNKFKSTVKKALPELIYYIILYMQMTEDQIKVWSSNPHQFVEDEDDDTLSYTVRISAQDLLLAVAAEFQNESAAALAAAATRHLQEAEQAKNSGNQHWWKIHEACMLALGSVKSIITENVKNGRIQFDMHGFLAGVVLADLNLAVSPFLLGRALWAASRFTAAMSPELIQQFLQATVSGLHDSQPPSVRVSSVRAIWGYCDQLKLSENTHILQPYLPSILEGLVQLATQFNSEVLALVMETLCIVCTFDPAFTTSAENKICPLTIAVFLKYSNDPVVASLAQGIFKELSQIEGCQGPMQIRLIPTLVSIMQAPADKIPTGLCATAIDTLTTVVRNTKPPLSEMLVCQAFPVMAQCTLRTDDNTVMQNGGECLRAYVSVALEQIAQWRDDQGNSGVWYVMQVVNLLLDPRTSEFTAIFVGRLVSTLISRAGTQLGEQLDQILRAILSKMQQAETLSVMQSLIMVFAHLVHSQLEPLLDFLCSLPGPTGKPALEFVMTEWMSRQHLFYGQYEGKVSTVALCKLLQYSLNSDDKRLQDIMVKGEEIYNPAEGIRTRSKTAKNPERWTNIPLLVKIFKLIINELSTVVEANASRANPADWTQDSNSMCEEEEDEDEEEEEDEEGLAGQLISDLISSNKYDDDYYDDEDDDDPDALNDPLDQIDLQAYLTDFLTQFAHQPCYSMFSGHLNNNERQTLQSIGL encoded by the exons ATGAGTGCTGTTCGGTCGGGTTCGGTGGCCGGCCCGGTCCAGCAGGGGCTAAAAGAGGCTCTCATGGAGACCCTGACGGCCATCCTGTCTCCTGTTCAAGAAGTGCGCGCCGCCGCCGAGGAACAGATTAAAGTGTTGGAAGTGACGGAGG AGTTTGGCGTCCACCTGGCAGAACTCACAGTCGACCCTCAAGGAGCGCTCGCCATCCGCCAA TTAGCGTCCGTCATCCTGAAGCAGTATGTTGAAACTCACTGGTGCTCCCACTCGGAGAAGTTCCGCCCCCCCGAAACCAACGACCAG GCCAAAGCAGCCATCAGGAGTTTGCTGCCGAGTGGTTTGCGTGAATCCATCAGCAAGGTGCGCTCCAGCGTGGCGTACGCCGTGTCCGGCATCGCCCACTGGGACTGGCCTGAAGCCTGGCCGCAGCTCTTTACCCTACTCATGGAAATGTTGGTCAGCGGCGACGTCAGTGCCGTGCACGGGGCCATGAGGGTCCTAACAG AATTCACTCGGGAAGTGACGGACACACAAATGCCGCTGGTGGCTCCCGTCATCTTACCTGAGATGTACAAGATCTTCACCATGGCTGAG GTGTACAGCATTCGTACCCGTTCTAGAGCCGTGGAGATCTTCACCACCTGTGCCAACCTCATTTGCGCTATTGAGGAGCTTGAAAAG GGTGCAGCCAAAGCCTTGATCTTTCCCGTCGTGCAGCAGTTCACAGAAGCATTTGTGCAAGCCCTGCAGATGCCAGACGGACCCTCGTCAGACAGCGGCCTGAAGATGGAGGTCCTCAAG GCAATAACGGCATTGGTTCAGAACTTCCCAAAGCCCATGGTGTCTTCCATGCAGCAGATTTTGCCCATCGTTTGGAATACACTCACTGAAAGTGCAGCTTT TTATGTCAGAACGGAAGTCAACTACACAGAGGAAGTGGACAATCCTATTGACTCAGACG GTGAAGTGTTAGGCTTTGAGAATCTGGTCTTCAGCATCTTTGATTTTGTGCACACACTAATGGAGAAGAACAAGTTTAAGAGCACGGTGAAGAAGGCGCTGCCCGAGCTCATCTATTACATCATTCTCTACATGCAAATGACGGAGGACCAG ATCAAAGTGTGGTCATCCAACCCTCACCAATTTGTGGAGGATGAGGATGACGACACCCTGTCCTACACCGTTAGAATCTCTGCTCAGGACCTGCTGCTG GCTGTTGCTGCCGAGTTCCAGAATGAGAGCGCTGCGGCGTTGGCGGCGGCAGCCACCAGACACCTTCAGGAGGCGGAGCAAGCCAAAAACAGCGGCAATCAGCATTG GTGGAAGATCCACGAAGCTTGCATGCTAGCACTCGGCTCGGTCAAAAGCATCATCACAGAGAACGTGAAAAACGGCCGCATCCAATTTGACATGCATGGCTTTTTGGCCGGTGTCGTCTTGGCTGACCTCAACTTGGCAG TGTCGCCGTTCCTCCTTGGTCGTGCTCTGTGGGCGGCCAGTCGCTtcaccgctgccatgtctcctgaGCTCATCCAGCAGTTCCTGCAGGCCACAGTGAGCGGTCTCCATGACAGCCAGCCCCCATCAGTGCGCGTATCTTCAGTCAGGGCCATCTGGGG GTATTGTGACCAACTGAAGCTATCCGAGAACACGCATATCCTGCAGCCTTACCTTCCCAGCATCCTGGAAGGGCTGGTCCAGCTAGCAACGCAGTTCAACTCCGAGGTACTGGCGCTGGTCATGGAGACGCTGTGCATTGTGTGCACCTTTGACCCGGCCTTCACCACCAGCGCAGAGAACAAAATCTGCCCCCTCACCATCGCCGTATTCCTCAAGTACAGCAATG ACCCGGTGGTGGCGTCCCTGGCTCAGGGCATCTTCAAGGAACTGTCTCAGATCGAAGGCTGTCAGGGACCCATGCAGATACGCCTCATCCCCACGTTGGTCAGCATCATGCAGGCCCCTGCCGACAAAATCCCGACTGGACTCTGTGCT ACGGCTATTGACACCTTGACCACAGTCGTGCGCAACACAAAACCGCCTCTTTCCGAGATGCTGGTGTGCCAGGCATTCCCCGTAATGGCACAGTGCACTTTACGCACCGACGACAACACTGTCATGCAG AACGGTGGCGAGTGTTTGCGGGCGTACGTCTCGGTCGCCTTGGAGCAAATAGCGCAGTGGCGTGACGACCAGGGCAACAGCGGCGTGTGGTACGTCATGCAGGTGGTCAACCTGCTGCTGGACCCCAGGACTTCAGAGTTTACGGCCATATTCGTCGGAAGGCTGGTCTCCACGCTCATCTCCCGGGCCGGCACACAGCTCGGCGAGCAGCTGGACCAGATTCTGCGAGCCATCCTGAGCAAGATGCAGCAAGCGGAGACTCTGAGTGTCATGCAG TCTCTTATTATGGTGTTTGCCCACCTGGTTCACTCCCAACTGGAGCCCCTATTGGACTTCCTCTGCAGCTTGCCCGGCCCCACGGGAAAACCCGCTCTGGAGTTTGTCATGACGGAGTGGATGAGCAGGCAGCACCTCTTCTATGGACAGTACGAGGGGAAAGTCAG CACGGTGGCTCTTTGTAAACTTCTGCAGTACAGCCTCAACTCAGACGACAAACGTCTCCAGGACATCATGGTGAAGGGCGAAGAGATCTACAATCCCGCAGAAGGCATTCGCACTCGCTCCAAGACAGCTAAAA ACCCGGAGCGCTGGACCAACATTCCTTTGCTGGTGAAAATCTTTAAACTGATCATCAATGAGCTGTCGACCGTCGTGGAGGCTAACGCTAGCCGTGCCAACCCAGCTGACTGGACCCAAG ACTCCAACAGCAtgtgtgaggaggaggaggatgaagatgaggaggaggaggaggatgaagaagggCTGGCAGGGCAGCTGATATCAGACCTCATTTCCTCCAACAAATACG ATGATGACTATTACGACGATGAGGACGACGACGATCCCGATGCCTTAAATGATCCCTTAGATCAGATTGACCTGCAG GCATACCTGACCGACTTCCTGACCCAGTTTGCCCATCAGCCGTGCTACAGCATGTTCTCAGGCCACCTCAACAACAATGAGAGACAAACACTGCAGTCTATAGGTCTCTAG
- the ipo9 gene encoding importin-9 isoform X1: MSAVRSGSVAGPVQQGLKEALMETLTAILSPVQEVRAAAEEQIKVLEVTEEFGVHLAELTVDPQGALAIRQLASVILKQYVETHWCSHSEKFRPPETNDQAKAAIRSLLPSGLRESISKVRSSVAYAVSGIAHWDWPEAWPQLFTLLMEMLVSGDVSAVHGAMRVLTEFTREVTDTQMPLVAPVILPEMYKIFTMAEVYSIRTRSRAVEIFTTCANLICAIEELEKGAAKALIFPVVQQFTEAFVQALQMPDGPSSDSGLKMEVLKAITALVQNFPKPMVSSMQQILPIVWNTLTESAAFYVRTEVNYTEEVDNPIDSDGEVLGFENLVFSIFDFVHTLMEKNKFKSTVKKALPELIYYIILYMQMTEDQIKVWSSNPHQFVEDEDDDTLSYTVRISAQDLLLAVAAEFQNESAAALAAAATRHLQEAEQAKNSGNQHWWKIHEACMLALGSVKSIITENVKNGRIQFDMHGFLAGVVLADLNLAAVSPFLLGRALWAASRFTAAMSPELIQQFLQATVSGLHDSQPPSVRVSSVRAIWGYCDQLKLSENTHILQPYLPSILEGLVQLATQFNSEVLALVMETLCIVCTFDPAFTTSAENKICPLTIAVFLKYSNDPVVASLAQGIFKELSQIEGCQGPMQIRLIPTLVSIMQAPADKIPTGLCATAIDTLTTVVRNTKPPLSEMLVCQAFPVMAQCTLRTDDNTVMQNGGECLRAYVSVALEQIAQWRDDQGNSGVWYVMQVVNLLLDPRTSEFTAIFVGRLVSTLISRAGTQLGEQLDQILRAILSKMQQAETLSVMQSLIMVFAHLVHSQLEPLLDFLCSLPGPTGKPALEFVMTEWMSRQHLFYGQYEGKVSTVALCKLLQYSLNSDDKRLQDIMVKGEEIYNPAEGIRTRSKTAKNPERWTNIPLLVKIFKLIINELSTVVEANASRANPADWTQDSNSMCEEEEDEDEEEEEDEEGLAGQLISDLISSNKYDDDYYDDEDDDDPDALNDPLDQIDLQAYLTDFLTQFAHQPCYSMFSGHLNNNERQTLQSIGL; encoded by the exons ATGAGTGCTGTTCGGTCGGGTTCGGTGGCCGGCCCGGTCCAGCAGGGGCTAAAAGAGGCTCTCATGGAGACCCTGACGGCCATCCTGTCTCCTGTTCAAGAAGTGCGCGCCGCCGCCGAGGAACAGATTAAAGTGTTGGAAGTGACGGAGG AGTTTGGCGTCCACCTGGCAGAACTCACAGTCGACCCTCAAGGAGCGCTCGCCATCCGCCAA TTAGCGTCCGTCATCCTGAAGCAGTATGTTGAAACTCACTGGTGCTCCCACTCGGAGAAGTTCCGCCCCCCCGAAACCAACGACCAG GCCAAAGCAGCCATCAGGAGTTTGCTGCCGAGTGGTTTGCGTGAATCCATCAGCAAGGTGCGCTCCAGCGTGGCGTACGCCGTGTCCGGCATCGCCCACTGGGACTGGCCTGAAGCCTGGCCGCAGCTCTTTACCCTACTCATGGAAATGTTGGTCAGCGGCGACGTCAGTGCCGTGCACGGGGCCATGAGGGTCCTAACAG AATTCACTCGGGAAGTGACGGACACACAAATGCCGCTGGTGGCTCCCGTCATCTTACCTGAGATGTACAAGATCTTCACCATGGCTGAG GTGTACAGCATTCGTACCCGTTCTAGAGCCGTGGAGATCTTCACCACCTGTGCCAACCTCATTTGCGCTATTGAGGAGCTTGAAAAG GGTGCAGCCAAAGCCTTGATCTTTCCCGTCGTGCAGCAGTTCACAGAAGCATTTGTGCAAGCCCTGCAGATGCCAGACGGACCCTCGTCAGACAGCGGCCTGAAGATGGAGGTCCTCAAG GCAATAACGGCATTGGTTCAGAACTTCCCAAAGCCCATGGTGTCTTCCATGCAGCAGATTTTGCCCATCGTTTGGAATACACTCACTGAAAGTGCAGCTTT TTATGTCAGAACGGAAGTCAACTACACAGAGGAAGTGGACAATCCTATTGACTCAGACG GTGAAGTGTTAGGCTTTGAGAATCTGGTCTTCAGCATCTTTGATTTTGTGCACACACTAATGGAGAAGAACAAGTTTAAGAGCACGGTGAAGAAGGCGCTGCCCGAGCTCATCTATTACATCATTCTCTACATGCAAATGACGGAGGACCAG ATCAAAGTGTGGTCATCCAACCCTCACCAATTTGTGGAGGATGAGGATGACGACACCCTGTCCTACACCGTTAGAATCTCTGCTCAGGACCTGCTGCTG GCTGTTGCTGCCGAGTTCCAGAATGAGAGCGCTGCGGCGTTGGCGGCGGCAGCCACCAGACACCTTCAGGAGGCGGAGCAAGCCAAAAACAGCGGCAATCAGCATTG GTGGAAGATCCACGAAGCTTGCATGCTAGCACTCGGCTCGGTCAAAAGCATCATCACAGAGAACGTGAAAAACGGCCGCATCCAATTTGACATGCATGGCTTTTTGGCCGGTGTCGTCTTGGCTGACCTCAACTTGGCAG CAGTGTCGCCGTTCCTCCTTGGTCGTGCTCTGTGGGCGGCCAGTCGCTtcaccgctgccatgtctcctgaGCTCATCCAGCAGTTCCTGCAGGCCACAGTGAGCGGTCTCCATGACAGCCAGCCCCCATCAGTGCGCGTATCTTCAGTCAGGGCCATCTGGGG GTATTGTGACCAACTGAAGCTATCCGAGAACACGCATATCCTGCAGCCTTACCTTCCCAGCATCCTGGAAGGGCTGGTCCAGCTAGCAACGCAGTTCAACTCCGAGGTACTGGCGCTGGTCATGGAGACGCTGTGCATTGTGTGCACCTTTGACCCGGCCTTCACCACCAGCGCAGAGAACAAAATCTGCCCCCTCACCATCGCCGTATTCCTCAAGTACAGCAATG ACCCGGTGGTGGCGTCCCTGGCTCAGGGCATCTTCAAGGAACTGTCTCAGATCGAAGGCTGTCAGGGACCCATGCAGATACGCCTCATCCCCACGTTGGTCAGCATCATGCAGGCCCCTGCCGACAAAATCCCGACTGGACTCTGTGCT ACGGCTATTGACACCTTGACCACAGTCGTGCGCAACACAAAACCGCCTCTTTCCGAGATGCTGGTGTGCCAGGCATTCCCCGTAATGGCACAGTGCACTTTACGCACCGACGACAACACTGTCATGCAG AACGGTGGCGAGTGTTTGCGGGCGTACGTCTCGGTCGCCTTGGAGCAAATAGCGCAGTGGCGTGACGACCAGGGCAACAGCGGCGTGTGGTACGTCATGCAGGTGGTCAACCTGCTGCTGGACCCCAGGACTTCAGAGTTTACGGCCATATTCGTCGGAAGGCTGGTCTCCACGCTCATCTCCCGGGCCGGCACACAGCTCGGCGAGCAGCTGGACCAGATTCTGCGAGCCATCCTGAGCAAGATGCAGCAAGCGGAGACTCTGAGTGTCATGCAG TCTCTTATTATGGTGTTTGCCCACCTGGTTCACTCCCAACTGGAGCCCCTATTGGACTTCCTCTGCAGCTTGCCCGGCCCCACGGGAAAACCCGCTCTGGAGTTTGTCATGACGGAGTGGATGAGCAGGCAGCACCTCTTCTATGGACAGTACGAGGGGAAAGTCAG CACGGTGGCTCTTTGTAAACTTCTGCAGTACAGCCTCAACTCAGACGACAAACGTCTCCAGGACATCATGGTGAAGGGCGAAGAGATCTACAATCCCGCAGAAGGCATTCGCACTCGCTCCAAGACAGCTAAAA ACCCGGAGCGCTGGACCAACATTCCTTTGCTGGTGAAAATCTTTAAACTGATCATCAATGAGCTGTCGACCGTCGTGGAGGCTAACGCTAGCCGTGCCAACCCAGCTGACTGGACCCAAG ACTCCAACAGCAtgtgtgaggaggaggaggatgaagatgaggaggaggaggaggatgaagaagggCTGGCAGGGCAGCTGATATCAGACCTCATTTCCTCCAACAAATACG ATGATGACTATTACGACGATGAGGACGACGACGATCCCGATGCCTTAAATGATCCCTTAGATCAGATTGACCTGCAG GCATACCTGACCGACTTCCTGACCCAGTTTGCCCATCAGCCGTGCTACAGCATGTTCTCAGGCCACCTCAACAACAATGAGAGACAAACACTGCAGTCTATAGGTCTCTAG